In Burkholderia contaminans, the following proteins share a genomic window:
- the accB gene encoding acetyl-CoA carboxylase biotin carboxyl carrier protein, with protein MDLRKLKTLIDLVSESGISELEVTEGEGKVRIVKNAPPVYVQPTAGYAPQVSAPAPSAALPTEGAAAPAAGAAAAPAVPQGHVVTSPMVGTFYRAPSPGADPFVQVGDTVKEGQTICIIEAMKLLNEIESDKAGVIKEILVENGQAVEYGQPLFVIG; from the coding sequence ATGGATCTTCGTAAGCTGAAAACTCTGATCGACCTCGTTTCCGAATCCGGCATCTCCGAGCTGGAAGTGACGGAAGGCGAAGGCAAGGTGCGCATCGTCAAGAACGCACCGCCGGTCTACGTGCAGCCGACGGCTGGGTATGCCCCGCAAGTCAGCGCGCCCGCTCCGTCGGCCGCGCTGCCGACCGAAGGCGCTGCCGCGCCGGCCGCAGGCGCCGCCGCCGCTCCGGCTGTCCCGCAGGGCCACGTCGTGACGTCGCCGATGGTCGGCACGTTCTATCGCGCTCCGTCGCCGGGCGCGGACCCGTTCGTCCAGGTGGGCGACACGGTCAAGGAAGGCCAGACGATCTGCATCATCGAAGCGATGAAGCTGCTCAACGAGATCGAGTCGGACAAGGCCGGCGTGATCAAGGAAATCCTCGTCGAGAACGGCCAGGCCGTCGAATACGGCCAGCCGCTTTTCGTGATCGGCTAA